A genomic segment from Daphnia pulex isolate KAP4 chromosome 5, ASM2113471v1 encodes:
- the LOC124193754 gene encoding uncharacterized protein LOC124193754 isoform X1 has product MKLEGLADNDGSYGRPRERVQTSLQRVGRCLVSSDRNSACLSYSGRNLLFCGEMFKCPNFAKCNKVFPNIKAKCNHSKNCGVLRVCSVCRKTFMSDSGFRTHTKHHQGQIVSTILQFTYIAGRDDVQVKTDRMDEGEKTCISPAHTSMEENGSQVQILTDEETFTSSSNTSAATQTGIMNDLDSTETPGMNNRCRPSTSTQSTSTTFGEPDKDLVYDQWLEKSETAGRNLRKTIAMYEKKLDWYSAKAEEEHWEVAKILGEENVNGQTLLKIRWKPSYITMDEARKFAPKLLGKFMAKKEK; this is encoded by the exons ATGAAGCTCGAGGGGTTGGCAGACAACGACGGAAGCTATGGTCGACCGAGAGAGCGCGTTCAAACCTCTCTGCAACGCGTTGGCCGTTGTCTAGTCTCATCCGATCGCAACTCTGCGTGCCTGTCTTATTCCGGtcgaaatttattattttgtggaGAAATGTTCAAGTGCCCGAATTTCGCCAAGTGTAACAAAGTGTTTCCCAACATCAAAGCCAAATGCAATCATTCGAAAAATTGCGGGGTTTTGCGGGTGTGTAGCGTGTGCCGGAAGACGTTCATGTCCGATTCTGGGTTccgaacacacacaaaacaccaCCAA GGTCAAATCGTGTCGACAATCCTGCAGTTTACTTATATCGCCGGCCGTGATGATGTTCAAGTCAAGACGGATCGGATGGATGAAGGAGAAAAGACTTGCATTTCTCCAGCTCACACCTCCATGGAAGAAAATGGGAGTCAGGTTCAAATCCTGACGGATGAGGAAACTTTCACCAGTTCAAGCAATACGTCGGCTGCTACCCAAACCGGAATAATGAATGACCTGGATTCAACCGAGACTCCCGGGATGAATAATCGATGTCGTCCCTCCACATCGACACAGTCGACATCCACCACCTTCGGAGAACCAGACAAG GACTTGGTGTATGACCAATGGCTGGAGAAATCTGAAACTGCCGGAAGGAATCTTAGGAAGACGATTGCGATGTACGAGAAGAAATTGGATTG GTACTCAGCCAAAGCCGAAGAAGAGCACTGGGAAGTTGCGAAAATATTAGGCGAAGAAAATGTGAACGGCCAAACGTTATTGAAAATCAGGTGGAAGCCCAGCTACATCACAATGGACGAGGCCAGGAAATTCGCTCCGAAATTGCTAGGCAAATTCAtggctaaaaaagaaaaatga
- the LOC124193754 gene encoding uncharacterized protein LOC124193754 isoform X2, translating to MTVGIQLKGQIVSTILQFTYIAGRDDVQVKTDRMDEGEKTCISPAHTSMEENGSQVQILTDEETFTSSSNTSAATQTGIMNDLDSTETPGMNNRCRPSTSTQSTSTTFGEPDKDLVYDQWLEKSETAGRNLRKTIAMYEKKLDWYSAKAEEEHWEVAKILGEENVNGQTLLKIRWKPSYITMDEARKFAPKLLGKFMAKKEK from the exons atgaCAGTTGGAATTCAGCTGAAG GGTCAAATCGTGTCGACAATCCTGCAGTTTACTTATATCGCCGGCCGTGATGATGTTCAAGTCAAGACGGATCGGATGGATGAAGGAGAAAAGACTTGCATTTCTCCAGCTCACACCTCCATGGAAGAAAATGGGAGTCAGGTTCAAATCCTGACGGATGAGGAAACTTTCACCAGTTCAAGCAATACGTCGGCTGCTACCCAAACCGGAATAATGAATGACCTGGATTCAACCGAGACTCCCGGGATGAATAATCGATGTCGTCCCTCCACATCGACACAGTCGACATCCACCACCTTCGGAGAACCAGACAAG GACTTGGTGTATGACCAATGGCTGGAGAAATCTGAAACTGCCGGAAGGAATCTTAGGAAGACGATTGCGATGTACGAGAAGAAATTGGATTG GTACTCAGCCAAAGCCGAAGAAGAGCACTGGGAAGTTGCGAAAATATTAGGCGAAGAAAATGTGAACGGCCAAACGTTATTGAAAATCAGGTGGAAGCCCAGCTACATCACAATGGACGAGGCCAGGAAATTCGCTCCGAAATTGCTAGGCAAATTCAtggctaaaaaagaaaaatga
- the LOC124194962 gene encoding epidermal growth factor receptor-like isoform X1 → MSLTPGPKLRWPSKAVHIYLSVVLLCCWCRPASSAAGPTASNVTSHHSSPADKANEVFKGKICIGTNGRMSVPSNREHHYRNLRDRYTNCTYVDGNLELTWLQDEHLDLTFLQHIREVTGYVLISHVDVRRIVLPALQIIRGRTLFKLNVHDEEFALVVTLSKMHNLEMPALRDILAGSCGLFNNYNLCHMKTINWEEIITGSNSKIFNVYNFTEPERECPACHESCEAGCWGEGPENCQKFSKINCSPQCHQGRCFGPKPRECCHLFCAGGCTGPKQSDCLACRNFFDDGVCKQECPAMQRYNPITYSWEINPEGKYAYGATCVKTCPEHLLKDNGACVRICPPKKKAVNGECVVCDGPCPKTCQGVDIVHAGNIESFRDCTVIEGSITILDHSFAGFQQIYPNFTFGPRYPRLHPDRLEIFATLQEITGFINVQASHPEFRNLSYFRNLETIGGRQLTEYFSALYIVKTSLNSLHLRSLKMIRAGSVTVLENKELCFAESISWTKIIKSQQHGTLLQNNKLAAQCLEAGLVCSAQCSVEGCWGLGPNECLSCAHFQLDETCVESCDLNLGIYELTPKLCKHCHHECEETCTGPGPGNCTICKHVKDGPYCVPACPTSKFNDSGNECLSCHENCVGGCTGPENNIGPRGCRSCEKAVINGDVEVDRCLKKTETCPDGYYYEWVGPQEQGPLKPLAGKAVCRKCHPRCKRCNGYGFHEQVCQECVKYKRGEQCEDECPQDHYADEERHECSRCASECRGCTGPNVHQCLSCRNYRVYLSPGTTSTILDPLTNSTQPFNCTANCPAEAPHKIFPGDGGDPYCAKEPVVNPLVGNGDEEHIAAILGGVIGCVTLLGVFLACFGYHWHQRAKSKENTAKMTMVMSGYEDSEPLRPSHVKPNLAKLRIVKEAELRRGGILGYGAFGTVYKGVWVPEGENVKIPVAIKVLREGTGSNTNREILDEAYIMASVEHANLLQLLAVCMTSQMMLVTQLMPLGCLLDYVRNNRDKIGSKPLLNWCSQIARGMAYLEERRLVHRDLAARNVLVQNPACVKITDFGLAKLLDINEDEYKAAGGKMPIKWLALECIQHRIFTHKSDVWAFGVTVWELLTYGGRPYENVPAREVPDLLEKGERLPQPPTCTIDVYMIMIKCWMLDAESRPSFKELADEFAKMARDPGRYLVIPGDKLMRLPSYSPQDEKELIRNLSSSMDGPEVIMDAEEYLQPKSRCPLPSSSSTITAETPLPPPTPVKKYAAGGSSTGGGGSLANGSEHAGVYGAEGFSSAAGSQRTASPGMAAMGHHHHHHLAGLPAGHHPSAFHPSQHPQQLQPNSQRDSGGPSLRYCSDPLQLIGKELEAAMEDRRLPHYLPGVKTGARVGNLKLDLPVDEDDYLMPSPQSTQPHHHAGYMDLIGDAKLGDNGELSSGDYHARSMPDFVKSLPAIKRMSGMHPTLPLSMDNPEYHMMNNQDVNTLYNPSSPSYQLSPTSSVSSGLPVGNGATLGIPVNSLGVGTSLSSSSGSSSSATPSAGGSGGPLAGPIQFPTGAFGPRYLTQRSSEEEGSDHDYYNDLQRELQPLQPLKRNETTV, encoded by the exons GTTGTGCTGCTGGTGTCGGCCGGCCAGCTCGGCCGCCGGACCGACAGCCTCAAACGTCACGTCCCATCACTCTAGTCCCGCCGATAAAGCCAACGAAGTCTTTAAAGGCAAAA TTTGCATCGGGACGAACGGGCGGATGTCTGTGCCGTCCAACCGGGAGCACCACTACCGGAATTTGCGCGACCGCTACACCAACTGCACGTACGTCGACGGCAACCTGGAACTGACTTGGCTCCAGGACGAGCACCTGGACTTGACTTTCCTGCAGCACATTCGCGAAGTCACCGGCTACGTCCTCATCTCGCACGTCGACGTCCGCCGCATCGTCCTGCCGGCCCTGCAAATCATCCGCGGACGGACTCTGTTCAAACTCAACGTCCACGACGAGGAATTCGCCCTCGTCGTCACCCTCTCCAAAATGCACAACCTCGAAATGCCCGCCCTCAGAG ATATATTGGCGGGTAGTTGCGGATTgttcaacaactacaacctGTGCCACATGAAGACGATCAACTGGGAGGAGATTATCACGGGCTCCAATTCCAAGATTTTCAACGTTTACAATTTCACGGAGCCGGAGCGTGAGTGTCCGGCTTGTCACGAGTCGTGCGAGGCCGGCTGCTGGGGCGAAGGACCTGAAAATTGCCAGAAATTCTCCAAAATCAACTGCAGTCCGCAGTGCCACCAGGGGCGTTGCTTCGGACCCAAGCCGCGCGAGTGCTGCCACTTGTTTTGCGCCGGCGGATGCACTGGACCCAAGCAGAGCGACTGTCTC gCTTGCCGGAATTTCTTCGACGACGGCGTGTGCAAGCAGGAATGCCCGGCCATGCAGCGCTACAACCCCATCACGTACTCTTGGGAAATCAACCCGGAGGGCAAATACGCCTACGGCGCCACCTGCGTCAAAACGTGTCCGGAGCATTTGCTCAAGGACAACGGGGCCTGCGTCCGCATCTGCCCGCCCAAGAAGAAGGCCGTCAACGGCGAGTGCGTCGTCTGCGACGGCCCTTGTCCAAAGACCTGCCAGGGCGTCGATATCGTCCACGCCGGAAACATCGAGAGCTTCCGCGATTGCACCGTCATCGAGGGATCCATCACGATCCTGGATCATTCCTTCGCCGGATTCCAGCAGATTTACCCCAATTTTACCTTCGGCCCGCGCTACCCACGACTCCATCCGGACCGGCTGGAAATATTCGCCACCCTCCAGGAGATTACGGGGTTTATTAATGTCCAGGCTTCGCATCCGGAATTCCGGAATTTAtcctacttccggaatttggAGACGATTGGCGGACGGCAGCTGACGGAATATTTTTCGGCCTTGTACATTGTCAAAACGTCGTTGAATTCACTCCACCTGCGATCGCTGAAAATGATCCGGGCCGGCAGCGTGACGGTGCTGGAGAATAAGGAGCTGTGCTTTGCTGAGAGCATCAGCTGGACCAAGATCATCAAGTCGCAGCAGCACGGGACTCTGTTGCAGAACAACAAGTTGGCCGCCCAGTGCCTGGAAGCTGGACTGGTCTGCAGCGCCCAGTGTTCCGTCGAGGGCTGCTGGGGCCTGGGACCCAACGAGTGTCTTTCCTGCGCCCATTTCCAGCTGGACGAGACGTGCGTCGAGAGTTGCGACTTGAATTTAGG GATTTACGAATTGACTCCTAAACTGTGCAAGCACTGCCACCACGAGTGCGAGGAAACGTGCACCGGTCCAGGGCCGGGCAACTGCACCATCTGCAAGCACGTCAAAGACGGCCCTTACTGCGTGCCGGCCTGCCCGACCAGTAAATTCAACGACAGCGGCAACGAGTGTCTTTCGTGCCACGAGAATTGCGTGGGCGGCTGCACCGGGCCGGAGAACAACATTGGGCCGCGCGGTTGCCGATCCTGCGAGAAGGCCGTCATCAACGGTGACGTCGAAGTG GATCGCTGTTTGAAAAAGACGGAAACGTGCCCGGATGGCTACTACTACGAGTGGGTGGGACCGCAGGAGCAAGGGCCGCTCAAGCCGCTGGCCGGCAAGGCCGTCTGCCGCAAATGTCATCCGCGCTGCAAGAGGTGCAACGGCTACGGCTTTCACGAACAG GTGTGCCAGGAGTGCGTCAAGTACAAACGTGGAGAGCAGTGCGAGGATGAATGCCCGCAGGATCACTACGCCGATGAGGAGCGACACGAATGTTCCAGGTGCGCCAGCGAGTGCCGTGGCTGTACCGGCCCCAACGTCCACCAGTGTCTCAGCTGCCGCAATTACCGCGTCTACTTATCCCCTGgaacaacatcaacaatcCTGGACCCGTTGACCAATTCCACCCAGCCGTTCAACTGCACGGCCAATTGCCCGGCTGAAGCCCCGCACAAGATTTTCCCAGGCGATGGAGGTGATCCTTACTGCGCCAAGGAGCCGGTGGTCAATCCCCTGGTGGGCAATGGCGACGAGGAGCACATTGCGGCCATCCTGGGCGGAGTTATCGGTTGCGTCACTCTCCTGGGCGTTTTCCTGGCCTGTTTCGGCTACCACTGGCACCAGCGGGCCAAGTCTAAGGAGAACACGGCCAAGATGACGATGGTCATGTCCGGCTACGAGGACAGCGAACCTTTACGGCCCAGTCATGTCAAGCCCAACCTGGCCAAACTGCGCATCGTCAAAGAGGCGGAGCTGAGACGGGGCGGCATCCTGGGCTACGGGGCTTTCGGGACCGTCTACAAGGGCGTCTGGGTCCCCGAGGGCGAAAACGTCAAGATCCCAGTGGCCATCAAAGTCCTGCGCGAAGGGACCGGGTCCAACACGAACCGCGAGATCCTGGACGAGGCCTACATCATGGCCAGCGTGGAGCATGCCAATTTGTTGCAGCTGCTGGCCGTCTGCATGACGTCGCAGATGATGCTGGTCACTCAGCTGATGCCGCTGGGCTGCCTGCTGGACTATGTGCGCAACAACCGGGACAAGATCGGGTCCAAGCCGCTGCTCAATTGGTGCAGCCAAATCGCCCGCGGCATGGCCTACCTGGAAGAGCGGAGGCTGGTCCACCGCGACCTGGCCGCCCGCAACGTCCTGGTCCAGAACCCGGCCTGCGTCAAGATCACGGATTTCGGGCTGGCCAAGCTGCTGGACATAAACGAGGACGAGTACAAGGCGGCCGGTGGGAAGATGCCCATCAAGTGGCTGGCCCTGGAGTGCATCCAGCATCGTATCTTCACCCACAAGTCGGACGTCTGGGCCTTTGGCGTCACCGTCTGGGAGCTGCTGACCTACGGTGGACGGCCTTACGAGAACGTGCCGGCCCGTGAAGTGCCCGACCTGCTGGAAAAGGGTGAGCGACTACCCCAGCCGCCCACCTGCACCATTGACGTCTACATGATTATGATCAAGTGCTGGATGCTGGACGCCGAGAGCCGGCCCAGCTTCAAAGAGCTGGCCGATGAATTCGCCAAAATGGCCCGTGATCCTGGCCGCTATCTCGTCATTCCCGGCGATAAACTGATGCGCCTACCTTCCTATTCTCCTCAG gacgaaaaagaattgatccggaatttgtcgtcgtcgatggACGGCCCGGAAGTCATCATGGATGCCGAAGAATATTTACAACCCAAATCTCGTTGCCCGTTGCCGTCCAGCAGCTCGACCATCACGGCTGAgacgccgctgccgccgcccaCGCCCGTCAAGAAATACGCGGCCGGCGGAAGCAGTACGGGCGGAGGCGGAAGTCTGGCCAACGGATCGGAACACGCCGGAGTCTACGGCGCCGAAGGATTTTCCAGCGCCGCCGGAAGTCAGAGGACGGCCAGTCCCGGCATGGCCGCCAtgggccaccaccaccaccatcatttGGCTGGACTGCCGGCGGGCCATCATCCATCCGCATTCCATCCGTCGCAGCATccgcagcagctgcagccCAACTCCCAGCGCGACAGTGGCGGGCCCAGTCTCCGCTACTGCAGCGATCCGCTCCAGCTCATCGgcaaag aaTTGGAAGCGGCGATGGAAGACAGACGGTTACCCCACTACCTGCCGGGCGTCAAGACGGGAGCTCGAGTGGGCAACCTGAAGCTGGACCTGCCCGTCGACGAAGATGACTACCTGATGCCATCTCCTCAGTCGACCCAACCCCACCACCACGCCGGTTACATGGATCTGATTGGCGATGCCAAACTCGGAG ACAATGGTGAACTGAGCAGTGGGGACTATCACGCCCGGTCGATGCCGGACTTTGTCAAGAGCCTGCCGGCCATCAAGCGGATGTCCGGAATGCATCCGACGCTTCCGCTGAGCATGGACAATCCCGAGTACCACATGATGAACAACCAGGACGTCAACACGCTGTATAACCCATCGTCGCCCAGCTACCAGCTCTCACCGACCTCGTCCGTCTCGAGCGGCCTGCCCGTCGGCAACGGCGCCACCCTGGGCATTCCCGTCAACAGCCTGGGCGTCGGCACTTCCTTGTCTTCGTCTTCcggctcgtcgtcgtcggccacGCCCTCGGCTGGTGGCTCCGGTGGTCCGCTAGCCGGGCCGATCCAGTTCCCGACGGGCGCCTTTGGGCCGCGCTACCTGACGCAGCGCTCGTCGGAGGAGGAAGGATCGGACCACGACTATTACAACGACCTCCAGCGGGAACTGCAGCCGCTGCAGCCGCTCAAAAGGAACGAGACGACAGTCTAA
- the LOC124194962 gene encoding epidermal growth factor receptor-like isoform X2, translating to MDNRRLPGSSAMSCSSAERRHYALLVVLAVLAVAVVDAAAFIEERVCIGTNGRMSVPSNREHHYRNLRDRYTNCTYVDGNLELTWLQDEHLDLTFLQHIREVTGYVLISHVDVRRIVLPALQIIRGRTLFKLNVHDEEFALVVTLSKMHNLEMPALRDILAGSCGLFNNYNLCHMKTINWEEIITGSNSKIFNVYNFTEPERECPACHESCEAGCWGEGPENCQKFSKINCSPQCHQGRCFGPKPRECCHLFCAGGCTGPKQSDCLACRNFFDDGVCKQECPAMQRYNPITYSWEINPEGKYAYGATCVKTCPEHLLKDNGACVRICPPKKKAVNGECVVCDGPCPKTCQGVDIVHAGNIESFRDCTVIEGSITILDHSFAGFQQIYPNFTFGPRYPRLHPDRLEIFATLQEITGFINVQASHPEFRNLSYFRNLETIGGRQLTEYFSALYIVKTSLNSLHLRSLKMIRAGSVTVLENKELCFAESISWTKIIKSQQHGTLLQNNKLAAQCLEAGLVCSAQCSVEGCWGLGPNECLSCAHFQLDETCVESCDLNLGIYELTPKLCKHCHHECEETCTGPGPGNCTICKHVKDGPYCVPACPTSKFNDSGNECLSCHENCVGGCTGPENNIGPRGCRSCEKAVINGDVEVDRCLKKTETCPDGYYYEWVGPQEQGPLKPLAGKAVCRKCHPRCKRCNGYGFHEQVCQECVKYKRGEQCEDECPQDHYADEERHECSRCASECRGCTGPNVHQCLSCRNYRVYLSPGTTSTILDPLTNSTQPFNCTANCPAEAPHKIFPGDGGDPYCAKEPVVNPLVGNGDEEHIAAILGGVIGCVTLLGVFLACFGYHWHQRAKSKENTAKMTMVMSGYEDSEPLRPSHVKPNLAKLRIVKEAELRRGGILGYGAFGTVYKGVWVPEGENVKIPVAIKVLREGTGSNTNREILDEAYIMASVEHANLLQLLAVCMTSQMMLVTQLMPLGCLLDYVRNNRDKIGSKPLLNWCSQIARGMAYLEERRLVHRDLAARNVLVQNPACVKITDFGLAKLLDINEDEYKAAGGKMPIKWLALECIQHRIFTHKSDVWAFGVTVWELLTYGGRPYENVPAREVPDLLEKGERLPQPPTCTIDVYMIMIKCWMLDAESRPSFKELADEFAKMARDPGRYLVIPGDKLMRLPSYSPQDEKELIRNLSSSMDGPEVIMDAEEYLQPKSRCPLPSSSSTITAETPLPPPTPVKKYAAGGSSTGGGGSLANGSEHAGVYGAEGFSSAAGSQRTASPGMAAMGHHHHHHLAGLPAGHHPSAFHPSQHPQQLQPNSQRDSGGPSLRYCSDPLQLIGKELEAAMEDRRLPHYLPGVKTGARVGNLKLDLPVDEDDYLMPSPQSTQPHHHAGYMDLIGDAKLGDNGELSSGDYHARSMPDFVKSLPAIKRMSGMHPTLPLSMDNPEYHMMNNQDVNTLYNPSSPSYQLSPTSSVSSGLPVGNGATLGIPVNSLGVGTSLSSSSGSSSSATPSAGGSGGPLAGPIQFPTGAFGPRYLTQRSSEEEGSDHDYYNDLQRELQPLQPLKRNETTV from the exons TTTGCATCGGGACGAACGGGCGGATGTCTGTGCCGTCCAACCGGGAGCACCACTACCGGAATTTGCGCGACCGCTACACCAACTGCACGTACGTCGACGGCAACCTGGAACTGACTTGGCTCCAGGACGAGCACCTGGACTTGACTTTCCTGCAGCACATTCGCGAAGTCACCGGCTACGTCCTCATCTCGCACGTCGACGTCCGCCGCATCGTCCTGCCGGCCCTGCAAATCATCCGCGGACGGACTCTGTTCAAACTCAACGTCCACGACGAGGAATTCGCCCTCGTCGTCACCCTCTCCAAAATGCACAACCTCGAAATGCCCGCCCTCAGAG ATATATTGGCGGGTAGTTGCGGATTgttcaacaactacaacctGTGCCACATGAAGACGATCAACTGGGAGGAGATTATCACGGGCTCCAATTCCAAGATTTTCAACGTTTACAATTTCACGGAGCCGGAGCGTGAGTGTCCGGCTTGTCACGAGTCGTGCGAGGCCGGCTGCTGGGGCGAAGGACCTGAAAATTGCCAGAAATTCTCCAAAATCAACTGCAGTCCGCAGTGCCACCAGGGGCGTTGCTTCGGACCCAAGCCGCGCGAGTGCTGCCACTTGTTTTGCGCCGGCGGATGCACTGGACCCAAGCAGAGCGACTGTCTC gCTTGCCGGAATTTCTTCGACGACGGCGTGTGCAAGCAGGAATGCCCGGCCATGCAGCGCTACAACCCCATCACGTACTCTTGGGAAATCAACCCGGAGGGCAAATACGCCTACGGCGCCACCTGCGTCAAAACGTGTCCGGAGCATTTGCTCAAGGACAACGGGGCCTGCGTCCGCATCTGCCCGCCCAAGAAGAAGGCCGTCAACGGCGAGTGCGTCGTCTGCGACGGCCCTTGTCCAAAGACCTGCCAGGGCGTCGATATCGTCCACGCCGGAAACATCGAGAGCTTCCGCGATTGCACCGTCATCGAGGGATCCATCACGATCCTGGATCATTCCTTCGCCGGATTCCAGCAGATTTACCCCAATTTTACCTTCGGCCCGCGCTACCCACGACTCCATCCGGACCGGCTGGAAATATTCGCCACCCTCCAGGAGATTACGGGGTTTATTAATGTCCAGGCTTCGCATCCGGAATTCCGGAATTTAtcctacttccggaatttggAGACGATTGGCGGACGGCAGCTGACGGAATATTTTTCGGCCTTGTACATTGTCAAAACGTCGTTGAATTCACTCCACCTGCGATCGCTGAAAATGATCCGGGCCGGCAGCGTGACGGTGCTGGAGAATAAGGAGCTGTGCTTTGCTGAGAGCATCAGCTGGACCAAGATCATCAAGTCGCAGCAGCACGGGACTCTGTTGCAGAACAACAAGTTGGCCGCCCAGTGCCTGGAAGCTGGACTGGTCTGCAGCGCCCAGTGTTCCGTCGAGGGCTGCTGGGGCCTGGGACCCAACGAGTGTCTTTCCTGCGCCCATTTCCAGCTGGACGAGACGTGCGTCGAGAGTTGCGACTTGAATTTAGG GATTTACGAATTGACTCCTAAACTGTGCAAGCACTGCCACCACGAGTGCGAGGAAACGTGCACCGGTCCAGGGCCGGGCAACTGCACCATCTGCAAGCACGTCAAAGACGGCCCTTACTGCGTGCCGGCCTGCCCGACCAGTAAATTCAACGACAGCGGCAACGAGTGTCTTTCGTGCCACGAGAATTGCGTGGGCGGCTGCACCGGGCCGGAGAACAACATTGGGCCGCGCGGTTGCCGATCCTGCGAGAAGGCCGTCATCAACGGTGACGTCGAAGTG GATCGCTGTTTGAAAAAGACGGAAACGTGCCCGGATGGCTACTACTACGAGTGGGTGGGACCGCAGGAGCAAGGGCCGCTCAAGCCGCTGGCCGGCAAGGCCGTCTGCCGCAAATGTCATCCGCGCTGCAAGAGGTGCAACGGCTACGGCTTTCACGAACAG GTGTGCCAGGAGTGCGTCAAGTACAAACGTGGAGAGCAGTGCGAGGATGAATGCCCGCAGGATCACTACGCCGATGAGGAGCGACACGAATGTTCCAGGTGCGCCAGCGAGTGCCGTGGCTGTACCGGCCCCAACGTCCACCAGTGTCTCAGCTGCCGCAATTACCGCGTCTACTTATCCCCTGgaacaacatcaacaatcCTGGACCCGTTGACCAATTCCACCCAGCCGTTCAACTGCACGGCCAATTGCCCGGCTGAAGCCCCGCACAAGATTTTCCCAGGCGATGGAGGTGATCCTTACTGCGCCAAGGAGCCGGTGGTCAATCCCCTGGTGGGCAATGGCGACGAGGAGCACATTGCGGCCATCCTGGGCGGAGTTATCGGTTGCGTCACTCTCCTGGGCGTTTTCCTGGCCTGTTTCGGCTACCACTGGCACCAGCGGGCCAAGTCTAAGGAGAACACGGCCAAGATGACGATGGTCATGTCCGGCTACGAGGACAGCGAACCTTTACGGCCCAGTCATGTCAAGCCCAACCTGGCCAAACTGCGCATCGTCAAAGAGGCGGAGCTGAGACGGGGCGGCATCCTGGGCTACGGGGCTTTCGGGACCGTCTACAAGGGCGTCTGGGTCCCCGAGGGCGAAAACGTCAAGATCCCAGTGGCCATCAAAGTCCTGCGCGAAGGGACCGGGTCCAACACGAACCGCGAGATCCTGGACGAGGCCTACATCATGGCCAGCGTGGAGCATGCCAATTTGTTGCAGCTGCTGGCCGTCTGCATGACGTCGCAGATGATGCTGGTCACTCAGCTGATGCCGCTGGGCTGCCTGCTGGACTATGTGCGCAACAACCGGGACAAGATCGGGTCCAAGCCGCTGCTCAATTGGTGCAGCCAAATCGCCCGCGGCATGGCCTACCTGGAAGAGCGGAGGCTGGTCCACCGCGACCTGGCCGCCCGCAACGTCCTGGTCCAGAACCCGGCCTGCGTCAAGATCACGGATTTCGGGCTGGCCAAGCTGCTGGACATAAACGAGGACGAGTACAAGGCGGCCGGTGGGAAGATGCCCATCAAGTGGCTGGCCCTGGAGTGCATCCAGCATCGTATCTTCACCCACAAGTCGGACGTCTGGGCCTTTGGCGTCACCGTCTGGGAGCTGCTGACCTACGGTGGACGGCCTTACGAGAACGTGCCGGCCCGTGAAGTGCCCGACCTGCTGGAAAAGGGTGAGCGACTACCCCAGCCGCCCACCTGCACCATTGACGTCTACATGATTATGATCAAGTGCTGGATGCTGGACGCCGAGAGCCGGCCCAGCTTCAAAGAGCTGGCCGATGAATTCGCCAAAATGGCCCGTGATCCTGGCCGCTATCTCGTCATTCCCGGCGATAAACTGATGCGCCTACCTTCCTATTCTCCTCAG gacgaaaaagaattgatccggaatttgtcgtcgtcgatggACGGCCCGGAAGTCATCATGGATGCCGAAGAATATTTACAACCCAAATCTCGTTGCCCGTTGCCGTCCAGCAGCTCGACCATCACGGCTGAgacgccgctgccgccgcccaCGCCCGTCAAGAAATACGCGGCCGGCGGAAGCAGTACGGGCGGAGGCGGAAGTCTGGCCAACGGATCGGAACACGCCGGAGTCTACGGCGCCGAAGGATTTTCCAGCGCCGCCGGAAGTCAGAGGACGGCCAGTCCCGGCATGGCCGCCAtgggccaccaccaccaccatcatttGGCTGGACTGCCGGCGGGCCATCATCCATCCGCATTCCATCCGTCGCAGCATccgcagcagctgcagccCAACTCCCAGCGCGACAGTGGCGGGCCCAGTCTCCGCTACTGCAGCGATCCGCTCCAGCTCATCGgcaaag aaTTGGAAGCGGCGATGGAAGACAGACGGTTACCCCACTACCTGCCGGGCGTCAAGACGGGAGCTCGAGTGGGCAACCTGAAGCTGGACCTGCCCGTCGACGAAGATGACTACCTGATGCCATCTCCTCAGTCGACCCAACCCCACCACCACGCCGGTTACATGGATCTGATTGGCGATGCCAAACTCGGAG ACAATGGTGAACTGAGCAGTGGGGACTATCACGCCCGGTCGATGCCGGACTTTGTCAAGAGCCTGCCGGCCATCAAGCGGATGTCCGGAATGCATCCGACGCTTCCGCTGAGCATGGACAATCCCGAGTACCACATGATGAACAACCAGGACGTCAACACGCTGTATAACCCATCGTCGCCCAGCTACCAGCTCTCACCGACCTCGTCCGTCTCGAGCGGCCTGCCCGTCGGCAACGGCGCCACCCTGGGCATTCCCGTCAACAGCCTGGGCGTCGGCACTTCCTTGTCTTCGTCTTCcggctcgtcgtcgtcggccacGCCCTCGGCTGGTGGCTCCGGTGGTCCGCTAGCCGGGCCGATCCAGTTCCCGACGGGCGCCTTTGGGCCGCGCTACCTGACGCAGCGCTCGTCGGAGGAGGAAGGATCGGACCACGACTATTACAACGACCTCCAGCGGGAACTGCAGCCGCTGCAGCCGCTCAAAAGGAACGAGACGACAGTCTAA